One segment of Mycobacteriales bacterium DNA contains the following:
- a CDS encoding PQQ-dependent sugar dehydrogenase, with amino-acid sequence MHLTRACVVLALLLPLGACADDGPEPTGRAAPTTTSAAPAPSTSSPAAGVRTTSPEVVATGLEAPWGIAFLPDGDALVSERDTTRIVRVPAGGGPPVEVRRMSEARPAGEGGLLGLAVSPEFATDGMVYAYLTAEDDNRVVRFPLEGGSAVPVVTGIPKGTVHNGGRIAFGPDGNLYVGTGDVGDRSLAQDRDSLGGKVLRVTPDGEPVDGTKVFTLGHRNVQGLAFDSSGRLWATEFGQNRLDEVNVLKVGGNYGWPLIEGVGDDARFVDPVTTWSTDQASPSGGAVVGDSFWVAALRGQRLWRVPLASPGSRTALFEGDFGRLRAAATAPDGSLWVLTSNRDGRGSPVAEDDRVLRLAPA; translated from the coding sequence GTGCACCTGACCCGCGCCTGCGTCGTACTCGCCCTGCTCCTGCCCCTCGGTGCCTGCGCCGACGACGGACCCGAGCCGACCGGCCGGGCAGCCCCGACCACCACCTCGGCTGCGCCGGCACCGTCGACGTCGTCACCGGCCGCGGGCGTGCGCACGACCTCGCCCGAGGTCGTCGCGACGGGGCTGGAGGCGCCCTGGGGCATCGCGTTCCTGCCCGACGGCGACGCGCTGGTCAGCGAGCGCGACACGACGCGGATCGTCCGGGTGCCTGCCGGTGGCGGGCCGCCGGTCGAGGTGCGGCGGATGAGCGAGGCGCGGCCGGCCGGGGAGGGCGGGCTGCTCGGGCTCGCGGTCAGCCCGGAGTTCGCGACCGACGGGATGGTCTACGCCTACCTCACGGCCGAGGACGACAACCGCGTCGTGCGCTTCCCACTGGAGGGCGGCTCGGCGGTGCCGGTCGTCACCGGGATCCCCAAGGGGACGGTCCACAACGGCGGGCGGATCGCCTTCGGACCCGACGGCAACCTCTACGTCGGCACCGGCGACGTCGGCGACCGGTCGCTGGCGCAGGACCGCGACTCGCTCGGCGGGAAGGTGCTTCGGGTGACGCCCGACGGCGAGCCGGTCGACGGGACGAAGGTCTTCACCCTCGGCCACCGCAACGTGCAGGGGCTGGCCTTCGACAGCAGCGGCCGGCTGTGGGCGACGGAGTTCGGGCAGAACCGGCTCGACGAGGTCAACGTCCTGAAGGTCGGTGGCAACTACGGCTGGCCGCTCATCGAAGGCGTGGGCGACGACGCCCGCTTCGTCGACCCGGTCACCACCTGGTCCACCGACCAGGCGTCACCGAGCGGCGGCGCGGTCGTCGGCGACAGCTTCTGGGTTGCCGCGCTGCGCGGTCAGCGGCTGTGGCGGGTGCCGCTCGCCTCGCCCGGCTCGCGCACGGCGCTGTTCGAGGGCGACTTCGGCCGGCTGCGGGCCGCCGCGACCGCCCCCGACGGGTCGCTGTGGGTGCTGACCTCCAACCGCGACGGCCGCGGGTCGCCGGTCGCGGAGGACGACCGGGTGCTGCGGCTCGCCCCCGCTTGA
- a CDS encoding EamA family transporter codes for MTTERIPAPLLVLGAIVSVQLGSAVAKGLFDDLGAAGTTLLRLGLAALLLLSVLRPRLSRWTRAQWQAAALLGAAMAGMNLVFYLSLQTVPLGVAVTVEFVGPLMLALVQTRRLLDLLWALTAAGGVVLLGTGGGTDAPVSGLLLAFVAGLFWAAYIVASARVGQLLPGTDGLAVALAVAAVLVLPFGASGAAEVIDRPVLLLAALAVALLSSVISYGLELSALRRIPTRVFGILMSLEPAAAAIAGLLVLGQALGGREVVALLLVSAASLGITVVRKQSDPPLQPLE; via the coding sequence GTGACGACGGAGCGCATTCCCGCTCCCCTGCTCGTCCTCGGCGCGATCGTCTCGGTCCAGCTCGGCAGCGCCGTCGCCAAGGGCCTGTTCGACGACCTCGGTGCCGCAGGGACCACCCTGCTGCGCCTGGGACTGGCCGCCCTGCTGCTGCTCTCCGTCCTGCGCCCACGGCTGTCCCGGTGGACCCGCGCGCAGTGGCAGGCCGCGGCCCTGCTCGGTGCCGCGATGGCAGGCATGAACCTCGTCTTCTACCTGTCTCTGCAGACGGTCCCGCTCGGCGTTGCGGTGACGGTCGAGTTCGTCGGCCCGCTGATGCTCGCGCTGGTGCAGACCCGTCGGCTGCTCGACCTGTTGTGGGCCCTGACCGCAGCCGGTGGCGTCGTCCTGCTCGGGACGGGCGGCGGCACCGACGCCCCCGTCTCCGGACTGCTGCTGGCGTTCGTCGCCGGCCTGTTCTGGGCGGCCTACATCGTGGCGAGCGCTCGCGTCGGGCAGCTGCTGCCCGGCACCGACGGCCTCGCCGTGGCCCTCGCCGTCGCCGCCGTGCTGGTCCTGCCCTTCGGCGCCTCCGGCGCGGCGGAGGTCATCGACCGGCCCGTCCTGCTGCTGGCCGCGCTGGCCGTGGCCCTGCTGTCCTCGGTCATCTCCTACGGCCTCGAGCTGTCGGCGCTTCGCCGCATCCCGACCCGCGTCTTCGGCATCCTCATGAGCCTGGAGCCGGCCGCCGCGGCGATCGCCGGCCTGCTCGTGCTCGGTCAGGCCCTGGGCGGTCGGGAGGTCGTCGCGCTCCTGCTCGTCAGCGCTGCCAGCCTCGGTATCACCGTCGTCCGCAAGCAGAGCGACCCACCCCTGCAGCCGCTCGAGTAG
- a CDS encoding type II toxin-antitoxin system VapB family antitoxin: protein MRTTVTIDDDLLERAAELTGMTERTALLRAGLETLIRVESAKRLAALGGSDAKASAAPRRRNSAS, encoded by the coding sequence ATGAGGACGACAGTCACGATCGACGATGACTTGCTTGAGCGCGCCGCCGAGCTGACGGGCATGACGGAGCGCACCGCGCTCCTACGCGCGGGCCTCGAGACGCTCATCCGCGTCGAGAGCGCGAAGCGGTTGGCTGCCCTCGGCGGCAGCGACGCAAAGGCCTCGGCTGCGCCGCGACGGCGGAACAGCGCCTCGTGA
- a CDS encoding type II toxin-antitoxin system VapC family toxin, which yields MILVDTSVWIDHLRATESTLVDALARDEVACHPLVIQELALGSLKNRDAVLASLGRLTQSPSLNHDELLTLVSAHVLWGKGLSPVDAHLLGSVLLSPGTRLWTRDKSLKASAGSLGASTVDWH from the coding sequence GTGATTCTGGTCGACACCTCCGTGTGGATCGACCACCTACGCGCTACCGAGTCCACCCTCGTCGACGCCCTCGCGCGCGACGAGGTCGCCTGCCACCCACTGGTCATCCAGGAGCTGGCGCTCGGCAGCCTCAAGAACCGAGACGCTGTGCTCGCATCGCTCGGCCGGCTGACGCAGAGCCCGTCCCTCAATCATGACGAGTTGCTCACCCTGGTGTCCGCGCACGTCCTCTGGGGCAAGGGCCTCAGCCCAGTAGACGCTCACCTACTCGGTTCCGTCCTCCTGTCGCCAGGCACTCGCCTCTGGACGCGAGACAAGAGTCTGAAGGCAAGCGCCGGGTCACTCGGCGCCTCCACCGTCGACTGGCACTGA
- a CDS encoding YihY/virulence factor BrkB family protein — translation MTTPAPVHATPEAERRSAAARASATAAEAARPLPRGVVRGFFRLVADVWRKSDRDRVLGLGAENAFMAVLTVFPTLIVVAAVLGQLSTIIGAGNARDVENSVLDFLREILTSNANPAIETAQELFRTSGDALTLALVLAFASLAQAFASIINTVTVCYDVHDRRGWWWRRALGLVVGTGSILVAVVVVTLVVVGPLFAADEVVGSVGLSEEYAFVWAYLRWPVAFLSLVLWATTMFHLCPDRAGPWRQGLSGALLTAILWLGASVGFNLYLEVALDASPVFSALGGGLIVMTWMYLLCVGLLGGAELNAVLLARRELRRAEQEYDEEAAVATASSDAPSSDSPVPVAPATPVAASLVSPADPAAARLAAVDSGPA, via the coding sequence GTGACGACCCCCGCTCCCGTGCACGCAACCCCGGAGGCCGAGCGCCGCAGCGCCGCAGCCCGGGCGAGCGCGACTGCCGCCGAGGCCGCCCGCCCCCTGCCCCGCGGTGTCGTCCGCGGCTTCTTCCGCCTCGTCGCCGACGTGTGGCGCAAGAGCGACCGCGACCGGGTCCTGGGCCTGGGCGCGGAGAACGCCTTCATGGCCGTCCTCACCGTCTTCCCGACGCTGATCGTGGTCGCGGCCGTCCTCGGTCAGCTGTCGACGATCATCGGCGCGGGCAACGCCAGGGACGTCGAGAACAGCGTGCTCGACTTCCTGCGCGAGATCCTCACCAGCAACGCCAACCCGGCCATCGAGACCGCGCAGGAGCTCTTCCGCACCAGCGGAGACGCCCTGACGCTCGCCCTCGTGCTCGCCTTCGCCTCGCTCGCGCAGGCCTTCGCGTCGATCATCAACACCGTCACGGTCTGCTACGACGTCCACGACCGCCGCGGCTGGTGGTGGCGCCGCGCCCTCGGCCTCGTCGTCGGCACCGGCAGCATCCTGGTCGCGGTCGTCGTCGTGACCCTGGTCGTCGTCGGCCCGCTGTTCGCCGCCGACGAGGTGGTCGGCTCGGTCGGGCTGTCGGAGGAGTACGCCTTCGTCTGGGCCTACCTGCGCTGGCCGGTGGCGTTCCTGTCGCTGGTCCTTTGGGCCACCACGATGTTCCACCTGTGCCCCGACCGCGCCGGCCCGTGGCGGCAGGGGCTGTCCGGTGCGTTGCTCACGGCCATCCTGTGGTTGGGCGCGTCGGTCGGCTTCAACCTCTACCTCGAGGTCGCGCTCGACGCCTCGCCGGTCTTCTCCGCCCTCGGTGGCGGCCTCATCGTCATGACCTGGATGTACCTGCTCTGCGTCGGCCTGCTCGGCGGCGCCGAGCTCAATGCGGTGCTGCTGGCCCGTCGCGAGCTGCGCAGGGCCGAGCAGGAGTACGACGAGGAGGCGGCCGTCGCCACCGCCTCCTCTGACGCCCCCTCCTCTGACTCCCCTGTCCCCGTCGCCCCCGCGACTCCGGTAGCCGCCTCCCTCGTGTCCCCAGCCGACCCTGCCGCCGCTCGCCTCGCGGCCGTCGACTCCGGACCCGCGTGA
- a CDS encoding transposase gives MKTADGSFAQCFNAQAVVDDAPQVIIATDLNNCAADSQTLIAMTGQVSTNTGSAPKQLLADAGYCSEANLTAAAEITEKTGTEFLIATGRLGHDETVPAAPRGRIPKALTAKQRMARKLRTKPGQAAYARRKAIVEPVFGQIATLQGKHVLLRGLDNARGEWKLLAACHNLRKLHGHLGTDGLGKLRTAT, from the coding sequence ATGAAGACCGCGGACGGGTCGTTCGCGCAGTGCTTCAACGCCCAGGCGGTGGTCGACGACGCCCCTCAGGTGATCATCGCGACCGACCTGAACAACTGCGCCGCCGACAGCCAGACGCTGATCGCGATGACCGGGCAGGTCAGCACGAACACCGGCAGCGCCCCGAAGCAGCTGCTCGCCGATGCCGGCTACTGCTCCGAGGCCAACCTCACCGCCGCCGCGGAGATCACCGAGAAGACGGGGACTGAGTTCCTGATCGCGACCGGCCGGCTCGGCCACGACGAGACCGTCCCAGCAGCACCCCGCGGCCGGATCCCGAAGGCGCTCACCGCCAAGCAACGGATGGCCCGCAAGCTCCGCACCAAACCCGGCCAGGCTGCCTACGCCCGGCGCAAGGCGATCGTGGAACCCGTCTTCGGCCAGATCGCCACCCTGCAAGGCAAACACGTCCTGCTCCGCGGCCTGGACAACGCCCGCGGTGAGTGGAAGCTGCTCGCCGCCTGCCACAACCTGCGCAAACTCCACGGCCACCTCGGCACCGACGGACTGGGAAAGCTCCGAACGGCCACCTGA